In the Pseudanabaena sp. PCC 7367 genome, one interval contains:
- a CDS encoding 16S rRNA methyltransferase: MSKDINIDELVNTIRQSSKYKKSNICAATIRDLIETELPRHKHKNEAIQAAKKKLHRIVAPYLGDPDYNQAIQQLESAIATGGQEQLKATCTEIMASHLSTRERQPLLNNFYRKIFAHTGTPNSILDIACALHPLSFPWMELPIATRYYAYDLHQTRVEFLNQYFTLQGLEPLAIAQDILVNFPNQSADLAFIFKEVHRFEQRQRGCTLPLLDALQVRYLLISLPTTSASGKWDVTDRYRDLVYGMISDRPWQTKEIEFATELIFIIDKQA; encoded by the coding sequence ATGAGTAAAGATATCAACATTGATGAATTGGTTAATACCATTCGCCAATCGAGTAAATACAAAAAATCAAATATCTGCGCAGCCACGATCCGCGATCTGATTGAAACCGAGCTTCCCCGCCACAAGCACAAAAACGAAGCGATCCAGGCGGCTAAGAAAAAACTGCATCGGATCGTTGCCCCGTACCTGGGCGATCCAGATTATAACCAGGCGATCCAGCAGCTAGAATCAGCGATCGCTACAGGGGGACAAGAACAACTCAAAGCAACATGCACCGAAATCATGGCCAGCCATCTTTCCACCAGAGAGCGGCAGCCCCTATTAAATAACTTCTATCGTAAAATCTTTGCCCATACAGGCACACCAAATAGCATTTTAGATATTGCCTGTGCGCTGCATCCCCTTTCCTTTCCCTGGATGGAATTACCGATCGCCACTCGCTACTATGCCTACGATCTACATCAAACTAGAGTAGAATTCCTGAATCAATATTTCACCCTACAAGGATTAGAACCCTTAGCGATCGCCCAGGATATTCTGGTCAACTTCCCCAACCAATCTGCGGATCTGGCCTTTATTTTTAAGGAAGTACATCGCTTTGAACAGCGCCAGCGCGGTTGCACATTGCCTTTACTGGATGCTCTGCAAGTTCGTTATCTGCTTATTTCCCTGCCCACCACCAGCGCCAGTGGCAAATGGGATGTAACCGATCGCTATCGGGATTTGGTCTATGGCATGATTAGCGATCGCCCCTGGCAAACGAAGGAAATAGAATTCGCTACTGAGCTTATTTTTATTATTGATAAGCAAGCATAG
- a CDS encoding 23S rRNA (pseudouridine(1915)-N(3))-methyltransferase RlmH, producing the protein MQGVKARIIAVGKIKKKWIAAGVNEYLKRLPRMEIQEIKDTGKEKEAEKILAMLKQYDNLIVLSEDGEMFDSIELSQLLNQEMAQDVVFAIGGQDGVSETLKQSARRVLSLSRLTFPHELARLILVEQIYRAQTIINHQSYHR; encoded by the coding sequence ATGCAGGGTGTGAAAGCAAGAATCATTGCCGTGGGCAAAATCAAAAAGAAGTGGATCGCTGCGGGCGTAAATGAATACTTGAAGCGATTGCCAAGGATGGAGATTCAAGAAATCAAAGACACAGGCAAGGAGAAAGAAGCAGAAAAAATTCTGGCTATGCTCAAGCAATATGACAATCTGATTGTACTGTCTGAGGATGGCGAAATGTTTGACTCGATCGAGTTGAGCCAATTGCTTAACCAGGAGATGGCGCAGGATGTGGTGTTTGCGATCGGTGGGCAAGATGGGGTAAGCGAAACACTAAAACAATCTGCCCGTAGAGTTTTGAGTCTATCCAGGCTAACTTTTCCTCACGAGCTAGCGCGATTGATTCTGGTGGAGCAAATTTATCGAGCCCAAACAATTATTAATCATCAGAGTTATCATCGCTGA
- a CDS encoding nucleotidyl transferase AbiEii/AbiGii toxin family protein has protein sequence MNEQIQILEQAASLLSGLEQTFAFIGSITIALYLEQVSALEVRPTKDVDCVVKASSKAEYYSLFEQLRQIGLHEDSSSGVICRWRYQEKLIIDIMPTNQEVLGFANRWYDTGLQNCIPYNLPSGTKINIFPVAYLLATKIEAFEGRGNRDFYSSKDFEDIVSLVNGCLDLEVEIQGADREVKTFIIDWFHSNLEILQ, from the coding sequence ATGAATGAGCAGATTCAAATACTAGAGCAAGCAGCATCACTACTCTCAGGATTAGAGCAAACTTTTGCATTTATTGGCAGCATTACTATTGCACTTTACCTAGAACAAGTTTCAGCATTAGAAGTCCGTCCCACGAAAGATGTTGATTGTGTTGTAAAAGCCTCTTCAAAAGCAGAATATTACTCTCTTTTCGAGCAACTAAGACAGATTGGCCTTCATGAAGATAGTAGCAGCGGTGTTATTTGTCGCTGGCGCTATCAAGAGAAACTCATTATTGATATTATGCCAACTAATCAAGAAGTATTGGGTTTTGCAAATCGATGGTATGACACTGGGTTGCAAAATTGCATACCTTATAACCTTCCTAGTGGAACTAAAATCAATATTTTCCCAGTTGCATACTTGCTGGCAACGAAGATAGAAGCGTTTGAGGGACGGGGGAACAGAGATTTTTATAGTAGTAAAGATTTTGAAGATATAGTGTCATTAGTTAATGGATGCCTAGACCTCGAAGTAGAAATCCAGGGAGCCGATCGGGAAGTAAAGACATTCATAATTGATTGGTTTCATTCCAACTTAGAAATATTGCAATAG
- a CDS encoding 16S rRNA methyltransferase, which yields MSESATPEQIEHLDRLIASVLQSSKYKTIAPDLIQQIGIQELAKQPKLKEAIKATKNKLHQVGGAYLSYGTKYPKWLAELESTQGDRAAFLATCQRIMGFHASTKERLSILDRIYAETMGTIAPINSVLDLACGFNPLAIPWMPLAADMQYYACDIYGDMIGFINGFMAIAGISGNAWAQSISNTCPEQEVDLALILKTIPCLEQVDKGAGTRLLERIRAKHMLVSFPARSLSGKNKGMVANYEQRFYELIGDRAWQVQRFGFDSELLFMVSK from the coding sequence ATGTCAGAATCAGCCACCCCTGAGCAAATCGAACACCTCGATCGCCTGATCGCATCAGTTTTACAAAGCTCTAAATATAAAACGATCGCCCCTGATTTAATTCAGCAGATTGGCATACAGGAGTTAGCTAAGCAACCCAAACTAAAGGAAGCAATCAAGGCCACCAAAAATAAGCTACATCAAGTTGGCGGCGCATATTTAAGCTATGGCACTAAGTATCCCAAATGGCTGGCGGAACTGGAATCAACACAAGGCGATCGCGCTGCCTTCCTGGCCACCTGTCAGCGGATTATGGGGTTCCATGCTTCAACCAAAGAACGATTATCAATTCTCGATCGCATTTATGCTGAGACAATGGGCACGATCGCGCCGATTAATTCTGTGCTCGATCTCGCCTGTGGATTCAATCCTTTGGCGATTCCCTGGATGCCTTTGGCGGCGGATATGCAATATTATGCCTGTGATATTTATGGCGATATGATCGGGTTTATTAATGGTTTCATGGCGATCGCTGGGATTAGCGGCAATGCCTGGGCTCAGAGTATTAGCAATACTTGCCCGGAGCAGGAAGTGGATCTAGCTTTGATCTTAAAAACAATTCCCTGCTTGGAACAGGTGGATAAAGGGGCAGGAACGCGACTGCTAGAGAGAATTCGCGCAAAGCATATGTTGGTATCGTTTCCAGCCAGGAGCCTGAGCGGCAAAAATAAGGGAATGGTGGCGAATTACGAGCAACGATTTTATGAGCTAATTGGCGATCGAGCTTGGCAAGTGCAGAGGTTTGGCTTTGATTCTGAGTTATTATTTATGGTTTCAAAATGA
- a CDS encoding glycosyltransferase family 39 protein, which yields MVSNKSNQTRAIAIFLIAAIALGIGFRFFQLERKLFWHDEAYSSIRAAGYTRHEIDQAIFQDRLMPASELQKFQNIKPTSTVADTVDSLVKEDPQHPPLYFVLGRYWMHWFGGSRTASRSLPALISLLALPFMYLLAWELFRSRLVALISTALIALAPLEILFAQITRQYSLLSVCVLSSSWLMIRAIRRSPTSNNPTRAIDWGLYVVSNLIGLYAHPFFGLTLIAHGLYVGLDWLRLVAWERWWQGKKNRSNINHGDLEAIGRANVDDSVNEDLENEDLENPENLDSNADQDVELSIAAEQAAFSNHQPNVVLISYSIAAIATTLLYLPWLLIILDNYQRAAETTSWTKVAIGAAHLIRSWMLIFTDLFNDYDFGYNNGWTYLFRFPYVLIMFLAIAFLSRRATLSTRIFILTAILEPFLILALPDLIMGGKRSAVARYLIPCFPIILLAVGYWLANLIEPNLLAKTAGISQRRSQIHWSLLHSQSARLIGKGLLAAILTLAVFSNWVNAYADTSWTKDLSYHNAAIARLVNAAPNPLLISDIGDDYTNTGDLLSLSYILDPKVQLLLLAKPIDPQVILQQVNANQFDGIFVFRPSFDILTTLHELEVPHENIFPPGKLWQIAPAN from the coding sequence TTGGTTTCAAATAAATCAAATCAAACACGCGCGATCGCCATTTTCTTGATCGCCGCGATCGCTCTGGGGATAGGGTTTCGTTTCTTTCAACTAGAGCGCAAACTATTCTGGCACGACGAAGCCTATAGCTCTATTCGCGCCGCTGGCTATACCCGCCATGAAATAGACCAGGCCATCTTTCAAGATCGATTGATGCCAGCCTCGGAGCTACAAAAATTCCAAAACATCAAACCGACTAGCACCGTTGCCGATACAGTTGATTCATTGGTCAAGGAAGACCCCCAGCATCCGCCGTTGTATTTTGTGCTGGGCAGATATTGGATGCATTGGTTTGGTGGATCGCGCACCGCTTCGCGTTCTCTCCCGGCCTTGATCTCTTTGCTGGCACTGCCATTTATGTATTTATTGGCCTGGGAGTTATTCCGATCGCGGCTGGTGGCTTTGATTTCAACCGCGCTGATCGCACTCGCCCCTTTGGAAATTCTATTCGCTCAGATCACACGGCAATATAGCCTGCTGTCGGTGTGTGTGTTGTCGAGCAGTTGGCTAATGATCAGGGCAATCAGGCGATCGCCCACCAGCAATAATCCAACCAGGGCGATCGATTGGGGTTTATATGTAGTTAGTAATTTAATTGGTTTATATGCCCATCCCTTTTTTGGCTTGACCCTGATCGCCCATGGGCTCTATGTCGGACTCGATTGGTTGCGTCTGGTGGCTTGGGAGCGATGGTGGCAGGGAAAAAAGAATAGATCAAACATTAATCATGGCGATCTGGAGGCTATCGGTAGGGCTAATGTTGATGATTCAGTAAATGAAGATTTAGAAAATGAAGATTTAGAAAATCCAGAAAATTTAGACTCTAATGCGGATCAAGATGTTGAACTCTCTATTGCCGCAGAGCAGGCTGCTTTTAGTAATCATCAGCCCAATGTTGTATTGATTAGCTATAGCATCGCCGCGATCGCCACCACCTTGTTATATCTGCCCTGGTTACTGATTATTCTGGATAACTATCAACGCGCCGCCGAAACCACCAGTTGGACGAAAGTAGCGATCGGTGCAGCCCATTTAATCCGTTCCTGGATGTTAATTTTCACTGACCTGTTCAATGATTATGACTTTGGCTATAACAATGGTTGGACTTATCTATTTCGGTTTCCCTATGTATTGATCATGTTTCTGGCGATTGCTTTTCTGAGTCGTCGCGCCACACTTTCTACGCGCATTTTTATCCTGACCGCTATTTTGGAACCATTTTTGATTTTGGCCTTGCCGGATTTGATTATGGGGGGCAAGCGATCGGCGGTGGCACGCTATTTAATTCCCTGCTTTCCGATTATTTTGTTGGCGGTGGGCTATTGGTTAGCAAATTTAATTGAGCCGAACTTGCTTGCTAAGACTGCTGGCATAAGTCAGAGGCGATCGCAAATACATTGGTCTCTTTTGCACAGTCAATCGGCGCGCTTGATTGGCAAGGGCTTATTAGCAGCGATCTTGACTCTGGCAGTATTTTCCAATTGGGTGAATGCCTATGCCGATACTTCCTGGACAAAGGACTTGAGCTATCACAACGCCGCGATCGCCAGACTGGTTAATGCTGCCCCTAACCCATTGCTGATTAGTGACATTGGCGATGACTATACCAACACTGGCGATCTGCTCTCACTCAGCTATATTCTCGATCCCAAGGTACAGCTTTTGCTCTTGGCCAAACCGATCGATCCGCAGGTAATTTTGCAGCAGGTCAATGCCAATCAATTTGACGGCATTTTTGTATTCCGGCCATCCTTTGACATCCTCACTACCCTGCATGAACTTGAAGTGCCCCATGAGAATATTTTCCCACCTGGCAAACTATGGCAAATCGCACCAGCTAATTAG
- the metK gene encoding methionine adenosyltransferase, translated as MVSRNLFTSESVTEGHPDKICDQISDTIVDTLLANDPASRIAAEVVVNTGLVLITGEITSKAHVNFVDLARRKIAEIGYIDADNGFSANSCAVLLAIDEQSPDIAQGVDQALEARQGEQSDEELEAVGAGDQGIMFGFACDETPELMPMPIALAHRISRQLAAVRKDDTLAYLRPDGKTQVTVIYEGGKPIGIDTVLVSTQHDPEISGTSDTAKMQEIIKADLWQEVVKPAFEGTFVLPDPNTRFLVNPTGKFVIGGPQGDSGLTGRKIIVDTYGGYSRHGGGAFSGKDPTKVDRSAAYACRYVAKNIVAAGLAAKCELQISYAIGVARPTSLTIETFGTSKVDEDVLLKLVQDNFDLRPAAIIQNFNLRKLPSMRNGRFYQDVAAYGHLGRTDLDLPWEKTDKVDVLKQAL; from the coding sequence TTGGTCAGTCGTAATCTATTTACATCCGAGTCTGTTACTGAGGGACATCCCGATAAAATTTGCGATCAAATCTCCGATACGATCGTTGATACCCTGTTGGCTAACGATCCCGCCTCGCGGATTGCAGCCGAAGTGGTTGTTAATACCGGGTTAGTGCTAATTACCGGCGAGATTACCAGCAAAGCCCATGTGAATTTTGTGGATCTGGCCCGTCGTAAAATTGCCGAGATTGGCTACATCGATGCCGACAATGGTTTTTCGGCCAATAGCTGCGCGGTGCTGCTGGCGATCGATGAACAATCCCCTGATATTGCCCAGGGCGTAGACCAGGCACTGGAAGCCCGTCAGGGTGAGCAATCTGACGAAGAACTAGAAGCGGTTGGCGCAGGCGATCAAGGGATTATGTTTGGCTTTGCCTGCGATGAAACACCGGAACTAATGCCCATGCCAATCGCCCTGGCGCATCGGATTTCCCGGCAACTGGCAGCGGTACGCAAAGATGACACTCTGGCTTATCTGCGGCCTGATGGTAAAACCCAGGTAACCGTAATTTATGAAGGTGGTAAGCCGATCGGCATTGATACGGTTCTAGTCTCGACCCAGCATGACCCTGAAATTTCCGGCACCAGCGATACGGCCAAAATGCAGGAGATCATTAAAGCCGATCTGTGGCAAGAGGTAGTGAAACCAGCCTTTGAAGGCACCTTCGTGCTACCCGATCCAAATACCCGCTTTCTGGTTAATCCCACTGGCAAATTTGTGATCGGTGGCCCACAGGGCGATTCTGGCCTGACTGGTCGCAAGATTATTGTCGATACCTATGGTGGTTATTCCCGGCATGGTGGTGGTGCTTTTTCGGGCAAAGACCCCACCAAGGTCGATCGCAGTGCGGCCTATGCCTGCCGTTATGTGGCCAAAAATATTGTCGCGGCTGGATTGGCGGCTAAGTGTGAATTGCAAATCAGCTATGCGATCGGCGTGGCCAGACCGACCAGCTTGACGATCGAAACCTTTGGCACCAGCAAAGTAGATGAAGATGTATTGCTGAAACTGGTGCAGGACAACTTCGATCTGCGGCCTGCGGCGATCATTCAAAACTTCAACCTACGCAAGCTACCGAGTATGCGTAATGGTCGTTTCTATCAGGATGTGGCTGCCTATGGTCACCTGGGACGCACTGATCTAGATTTGCCCTGGGAGAAAACCGATAAGGTGGATGTTCTCAAGCAGGCATTGTAA
- the ntcA gene encoding global nitrogen regulator NtcA translates to MNQERSLIEVFRQMNGGMYPPVVETFERGKTIFFPGDPAERFYLLVRGAVKLSRVYEAGEEITVALLRENSIFGVLSLITGDRSDRFYHSVAFTPVELLSVPIEQVEKSLKEDPELPLILLRGLSSRILQTEMMIETLAHRDMGSRLVSFLLILCRDFGTPSEQGVTIDLKLSHQAIAEAIGSTRVTVTRLLGDLRRQKMISISKKRITVHNPIDLGQQFT, encoded by the coding sequence ATGAACCAGGAACGTTCTCTAATTGAAGTATTTCGTCAGATGAATGGCGGCATGTATCCACCGGTGGTGGAGACTTTCGAGCGTGGTAAAACGATCTTCTTCCCAGGTGATCCGGCTGAGCGGTTTTATCTATTGGTGCGGGGGGCAGTAAAGTTATCGCGGGTATATGAGGCAGGCGAAGAAATCACTGTGGCGCTGTTGCGGGAAAATAGCATTTTTGGGGTGCTGTCGTTGATTACTGGCGATCGCTCCGATCGGTTTTATCATTCCGTGGCCTTTACGCCGGTGGAGCTGTTGTCGGTGCCGATCGAGCAGGTGGAAAAATCTCTTAAGGAAGATCCCGAACTGCCGTTGATTTTATTGCGTGGTCTGTCGTCGCGGATTCTGCAAACGGAAATGATGATCGAGACCCTGGCACACCGGGATATGGGCTCCCGTTTGGTCAGCTTTTTGCTAATTCTCTGCCGTGATTTTGGTACGCCATCGGAGCAAGGGGTAACGATCGATCTAAAACTCTCCCATCAGGCGATCGCGGAGGCAATTGGCTCAACGCGGGTCACGGTCACGCGATTATTAGGAGATTTACGCCGCCAGAAAATGATCTCAATCTCCAAGAAAAGGATTACTGTCCACAACCCGATCGACCTAGGTCAGCAATTTACTTAA
- a CDS encoding patatin-like phospholipase family protein, with protein MTHKKIGLALGSGGARGWAHIGVIQALLEAEIKIDYVAGTSIGAFVGAFYAAGGLRQLEEFVRSLDWRTIVSLLDLEFPDKGLLDGGKVYELLQEHLLSMQLEETEVPFHCVATDLLNQQSVTFKSGSLVDAVRASISIPGVFTPFEKDGVYYIDGGVINPVPVDVVKEMGCDLAIAVNLNHQYPQCPDGGNANTSVLSESASTASDRESSLEQPEFPEQPQPTDENDTNQPDPQSSQPDSQAKDADQATQDRDFIVTMRSQYESVQTSLSQKINNWLPERKQESPEAKNNQCPNIFDVIGNAINMMEQQVTEVKLAALPPDILIQPNLSQYGIFDFHCAEEIIQVGYEQTKSQLAEIEKMLAADED; from the coding sequence GTGACTCATAAAAAAATTGGCCTAGCATTAGGCAGCGGTGGTGCCAGAGGTTGGGCACACATAGGCGTAATTCAAGCCTTACTAGAAGCAGAAATTAAAATTGATTATGTGGCAGGCACTAGTATTGGTGCGTTTGTCGGTGCTTTTTATGCTGCTGGGGGGCTGAGGCAGCTCGAAGAATTTGTGCGATCGCTCGATTGGCGCACGATCGTATCGTTATTAGATCTCGAATTCCCAGATAAAGGATTACTCGATGGCGGCAAGGTCTATGAATTGTTGCAAGAACATCTATTGTCAATGCAACTCGAAGAAACCGAGGTGCCATTTCATTGCGTTGCCACTGATCTACTCAACCAACAATCAGTTACATTCAAGTCTGGTTCACTGGTGGATGCAGTGAGAGCAAGCATTTCAATTCCTGGTGTATTTACCCCATTTGAGAAAGATGGCGTTTATTACATCGATGGTGGTGTAATCAATCCGGTGCCAGTGGATGTGGTCAAGGAAATGGGCTGCGACCTGGCGATCGCTGTAAATCTCAATCATCAATATCCACAATGTCCAGATGGCGGTAATGCTAACACCAGTGTTTTAAGCGAATCTGCCAGCACCGCGAGCGATCGAGAATCTTCGCTAGAACAGCCAGAATTTCCAGAGCAACCGCAGCCAACAGATGAAAATGATACCAATCAGCCTGATCCTCAATCCTCGCAACCAGACTCACAAGCCAAAGATGCAGACCAAGCAACCCAAGACCGCGATTTTATAGTCACAATGCGATCGCAATATGAATCGGTGCAAACGTCCTTAAGTCAAAAGATTAATAACTGGCTGCCTGAGCGTAAACAAGAATCGCCAGAAGCAAAAAACAATCAATGTCCAAATATTTTTGATGTGATCGGTAATGCAATCAATATGATGGAGCAGCAGGTAACTGAAGTGAAATTAGCGGCGCTGCCACCGGATATTTTAATTCAACCTAACCTGAGCCAATATGGTATTTTTGATTTTCATTGTGCAGAAGAGATTATTCAAGTGGGGTACGAGCAAACTAAATCACAGCTAGCGGAAATTGAAAAGATGCTTGCCGCAGATGAAGACTAG
- a CDS encoding YcxB family protein codes for MEIVVNITDKDYLEFLKLHRTIMFPRMSKIMPWLIAGLSIVAGILLAILIVLYIILGRYAELFELLFTTILPMLLIIALVALAPTLIYRKLAADMKKRGGDGVLGEHTIAINAEAIAVTSAYGEGSRKWIGVDRIFENEQYLIVMYTVQIGLIIPKRDFVSASAAEQFAAQAKRYLEMAKGSG; via the coding sequence ATGGAAATAGTTGTCAATATCACCGACAAAGATTACCTGGAATTTCTAAAGTTGCATCGCACGATCATGTTTCCCAGGATGTCAAAAATCATGCCCTGGTTGATCGCGGGCTTGTCGATCGTGGCGGGGATTTTGCTGGCGATCCTGATCGTTTTATATATCATCCTTGGCCGCTACGCTGAGCTATTTGAATTGCTATTCACCACCATTCTGCCAATGCTTTTGATCATTGCGCTGGTGGCACTTGCGCCGACGCTGATCTATCGCAAGCTGGCCGCAGACATGAAAAAAAGAGGTGGTGATGGTGTCCTGGGGGAGCATACGATCGCCATCAATGCCGAAGCGATCGCGGTTACTTCAGCCTATGGCGAGGGCAGCCGCAAATGGATCGGGGTCGATCGGATCTTTGAAAATGAGCAATATCTGATCGTGATGTACACGGTGCAAATTGGTTTGATTATCCCTAAGCGTGATTTTGTCAGTGCCAGCGCCGCAGAGCAATTTGCTGCCCAGGCCAAACGCTATCTAGAAATGGCCAAGGGTTCAGGTTAG
- a CDS encoding cofactor assembly of complex C subunit B, whose translation MIRYLPLIVGIIGGTALFINRLLTPMLTESQSRSDAMGILESAILILIALLWQQVQPKPPESVQLVGAEVFEIDPSLTPNQQAELAWASHTLLTNTITKSIVIWYDDRILLRRGIMPKQDQSKSKNESKIEPGAILARSLKTQKPTYLVKLALYPGRLEFDYLPENTQGVIVQPIDERGAIILGANAPRSYTKQDENWIAAIAAKLAYSLSDQNDLVEQPNSIAQPEPRSADD comes from the coding sequence ATGATTCGCTACCTGCCATTGATCGTCGGAATTATCGGCGGAACCGCCCTATTTATCAATCGCCTGCTCACCCCCATGCTCACGGAATCGCAATCCCGCTCTGATGCGATGGGTATTTTGGAAAGTGCAATTTTAATTTTAATCGCGCTGCTGTGGCAACAAGTGCAACCCAAGCCACCGGAATCGGTGCAATTAGTTGGCGCTGAAGTTTTTGAGATCGATCCATCCCTAACTCCAAACCAGCAAGCGGAACTGGCCTGGGCTTCGCATACCTTGCTCACCAATACAATCACCAAGTCGATCGTAATTTGGTATGACGATCGCATTTTGCTGCGGCGGGGCATCATGCCCAAACAGGATCAGAGTAAAAGCAAGAACGAATCCAAGATTGAACCAGGTGCAATTCTAGCCCGATCGCTCAAAACCCAGAAACCCACCTATTTAGTTAAGTTAGCCCTCTATCCAGGTCGATTGGAATTTGACTATCTACCAGAAAATACCCAGGGTGTGATCGTGCAGCCGATCGACGAGAGGGGCGCAATTATCCTGGGCGCAAATGCACCGCGTAGCTACACCAAGCAGGATGAAAATTGGATCGCTGCGATCGCCGCAAAATTAGCCTATAGCTTAAGTGATCAGAATGATCTAGTTGAACAACCAAATTCAATTGCGCAGCCAGAGCCAAGATCGGCAGATGATTGA
- a CDS encoding DUF1176 domain-containing protein, whose protein sequence is MYRFWRRAHNFYHGSNLFLALGLLSLLGFALASCNGAPRPGEANGQDRPADSSITQPVTEQNSNEIPQAQEVQDDGQVMPIGGIGAVKDKTVCDNTGGILAYADTENYEIYICSDRNNPTIPRYYRGISKTGKGGLELEAKGYNPLQQSYYEFVNYDYTYVVQIPSTQFPQPELIVEFPNGDRHVEKILSYHTGQQRDVKRNVADRTAPSAPTEKPTIPVTETTETEVISYIHKNIDSLGVCEYGFTADSSKDLSTVDPLGNNRYMVQLLCFMGAYQGSYSFAIYSESASAGASVDILSLDVYEPDASGAVKPIKTRAIGGLPTFDPGSQILTVFSKGRGLGDCGSLAHYELKNNQFELIEYRAKFDCDGNYVDPGEYPVIYP, encoded by the coding sequence ATGTATAGGTTCTGGAGACGCGCTCACAATTTTTATCATGGTTCAAACCTTTTCCTAGCGCTGGGTTTGCTGAGTTTGCTGGGTTTTGCCCTGGCTAGTTGTAATGGCGCTCCAAGGCCTGGTGAAGCTAATGGTCAAGATCGCCCTGCCGACAGTTCCATCACCCAACCTGTTACTGAGCAAAATTCAAACGAGATCCCCCAGGCACAGGAGGTTCAAGATGATGGCCAAGTAATGCCGATCGGTGGGATTGGGGCAGTTAAGGACAAAACGGTCTGTGACAATACCGGTGGTATTTTGGCCTATGCCGATACTGAAAATTATGAAATTTATATTTGTAGCGATCGCAATAATCCCACCATCCCCCGCTACTATCGAGGCATCAGCAAAACTGGTAAGGGTGGCTTGGAACTAGAAGCCAAGGGCTATAATCCGCTTCAGCAGAGCTATTACGAGTTTGTGAACTATGACTATACCTATGTGGTGCAGATTCCTTCCACTCAGTTTCCCCAGCCAGAATTGATTGTGGAATTTCCCAACGGCGATCGCCATGTGGAAAAAATCCTTAGCTATCACACTGGCCAACAACGGGACGTAAAGCGGAATGTTGCCGATCGCACTGCTCCTTCTGCTCCCACTGAAAAGCCAACCATTCCAGTTACGGAAACTACCGAAACAGAGGTGATTAGCTATATTCACAAAAATATAGACAGTCTGGGTGTCTGCGAATATGGGTTTACGGCTGATTCTTCTAAGGATCTGTCTACGGTAGATCCGCTTGGTAATAATCGCTATATGGTACAGTTGCTCTGCTTTATGGGTGCGTACCAGGGTAGCTATAGCTTTGCGATCTATAGTGAGTCCGCCAGTGCTGGTGCCTCGGTGGATATACTCAGCCTGGATGTGTATGAACCTGATGCCTCCGGTGCAGTCAAGCCCATCAAAACCAGGGCGATCGGTGGCTTGCCTACTTTCGACCCTGGCTCGCAAATTTTGACTGTCTTTAGTAAAGGTCGAGGGCTAGGCGATTGCGGCAGTCTGGCTCATTATGAGTTAAAAAATAATCAGTTTGAGCTGATTGAATATCGGGCTAAGTTCGATTGTGATGGTAATTATGTCGATCCTGGTGAGTATCCAGTCATCTATCCTTAA